A stretch of Coxiella endosymbiont of Amblyomma sculptum DNA encodes these proteins:
- the rpsL gene encoding 30S ribosomal protein S12 yields MPRINQLVKKPRRARIKKSNVPALERCPQKRGVCVRVYTITPKKPNSALRKVARVRVSGGTEITAYIGGEGHNLQEHSVVLIRGGRVKDLPGVRYHIVRGCLDTASVSGRRRSRSKYGEKKPKE; encoded by the coding sequence GTGCCTAGAATCAACCAATTAGTGAAAAAACCGCGTCGTGCGAGAATAAAAAAAAGCAACGTTCCGGCCTTGGAACGATGTCCTCAAAAACGCGGGGTGTGTGTACGGGTGTATACCATTACTCCTAAAAAACCCAATTCGGCTCTGCGCAAGGTAGCTCGGGTTCGAGTTTCCGGTGGTACAGAGATCACCGCCTATATTGGCGGTGAAGGTCATAATTTGCAAGAACACTCGGTAGTTCTGATCCGAGGTGGTCGTGTAAAGGACTTACCTGGTGTACGATATCACATCGTGCGTGGTTGTTTGGATACGGCGAGTGTTTCGGGGAGACGTCGTTCTCGTTCTAAGTACGGAGAAAAAAAACCGAAAGAATAA
- the rpoC gene encoding DNA-directed RNA polymerase subunit beta' translates to MRDLLKRIKSEKHTAEFDALRIKLASPEEIRSWSYGEVKKPETINYRTFKPERDGLFCAKIFGPVKDYECLCGKYKRLKHRGVICEKCGVEVTLSRVRRDRMGHIELASPVAHIWYLKSLPSRIGLLLDMTLRDIERILYFEAYVVVDPGMTTLEQSQLLSEEGYLDALEEYGDEFSALMGAEAIQNMLQSIDVVSEVASLRSEISSTTSETKMKKFTKRLKVLSAFLESGNKPEWMILTVLPVLPPDLRPLVPLDGGRFATSDLNDLYRRVINRNNRLKRLLDLNAPDIIVRNEKRMLQEAVDALLDNGRRGRAILGSNRRPLKSLADMIKGKSGRFRQNLLGKRVDYSGRSVIVVGPTLKLHQAGLPKKMALELFKPFIFSKLQRGGLATTIKAAKKMVESEIPEVWDILEEVIREHPILLNRAPTLHRLGIQAFDPVLVEGKAIQLHPLVCTAYNADFDGDQMAVHVPLTLESQLEARSLMMSTNNVLHPANGEPIIVPTHDVVLGLYYITRDRVNAKGEGMKFSDVDEVVRAYENKQVDLHARVSVRIKESLLNKSGNVEERERLIPTVVGRTLLWQIVPKGLSFALVNRIMTKKAVTKLLDICYRSLGLETTIVFSDSLMYMGFRYATSSGISIGINDLLVPDEKEAIISRSEEEIQEIQKQYASGLVTYGEHRNKVIDIWSRTNDQVAKAMMEKISVEKVKDIQGKEVTQSSFNSIYMMSDSGARGSAAQIRQLAGMRGLMAKPDGTIIETPITANFREGLNVLQYFISTHGARKGLADTALKTANSGYLTRRLVDVAQDLVVTEHDCGTEQGVEMMPHIEGGDVVEPLRERVLGRVLAKPIIDPNSKKELISKNILLDETLVNVLEEHGVDRTTVRSAITCETAYGICSMCYGRDLARGHMVNVGEAVGVVAAQSIGEPGTQLTMRTFHMGGAASRTTAVNSIEIKSSGKVGLRNLRIVEQSGGNLVAISRSGELIVQDPQGGEREHYKIPYGATISVHDGDFVQAGRTVAQWDPHTHPIITEVAGNLHFVDLVDGVTMSRQTDELTGLSSVVVTSTKQRTSGGKELRPMVKLVDENANSIFLPSGKVPAHYFLPEGTILTKEDGSVVQIGDVLARIPQETSKTRDITGGLPRVADLFEARRPKDAAILAEISGVVSFGKDTRDKDRLIITEPDGSAVHEELIPKWRHVSVFEGETVEKGEVIADGPLDAHDILRLLGVNAMANYIVNEVQEVYRLQGVRINDKHIEVIIRQMLRKVKIVDPGETAFLQNEQVERPRAREENKKVIQKHGKTATLEPILLGITKASLATESFISAASFQETTRVLTAASISGKRDNLRGLKENVIVGRLIPAGTGCSYHQERRNRKKDEMSTVAESGGLSPSYEGERGITADEAEEALSAAFRLKK, encoded by the coding sequence TTGAGAGATTTGCTAAAACGAATAAAAAGCGAAAAACACACAGCTGAATTTGATGCGCTTCGCATCAAATTAGCGTCTCCAGAAGAGATTCGTTCTTGGTCGTACGGAGAAGTAAAAAAACCGGAAACCATTAATTATAGAACTTTTAAGCCCGAACGAGACGGTTTATTTTGTGCCAAAATTTTCGGTCCTGTTAAAGATTATGAGTGCTTATGTGGAAAATACAAACGTCTCAAACACCGAGGTGTGATTTGTGAGAAATGTGGGGTGGAAGTTACCTTGTCCAGGGTGCGTCGGGATCGCATGGGCCATATCGAACTGGCTTCTCCAGTAGCCCACATTTGGTATCTTAAATCTTTACCTTCTCGTATCGGTCTGTTGCTCGATATGACGCTTCGTGATATTGAACGCATTCTTTATTTTGAAGCGTATGTGGTCGTAGATCCTGGAATGACAACGTTGGAGCAGAGTCAACTGCTCTCAGAAGAAGGCTATCTCGACGCATTGGAAGAGTACGGTGATGAATTCTCAGCCCTTATGGGCGCGGAAGCCATCCAGAATATGCTGCAGAGTATTGATGTTGTTTCGGAAGTTGCGTCGCTACGTTCGGAGATATCGTCCACTACTTCTGAAACAAAGATGAAGAAATTCACAAAACGACTTAAAGTTTTAAGCGCGTTTTTGGAATCTGGAAACAAACCCGAATGGATGATATTGACTGTATTGCCTGTTTTACCTCCCGATTTGCGACCTTTGGTGCCTTTGGATGGTGGACGATTCGCTACTTCAGATTTAAACGATTTGTATCGTCGGGTAATCAATCGAAACAACAGATTGAAACGTCTTTTGGATCTCAATGCGCCTGATATTATCGTACGAAATGAGAAGCGAATGCTGCAAGAAGCTGTAGACGCTTTGTTGGATAATGGTCGTCGTGGACGAGCTATTTTAGGATCGAACCGCCGACCTCTAAAGTCTTTGGCGGATATGATTAAAGGAAAATCTGGACGTTTTCGTCAAAATCTACTTGGCAAACGTGTGGATTATTCGGGTCGTTCCGTTATTGTGGTAGGACCAACTCTAAAACTCCATCAGGCAGGATTGCCTAAGAAGATGGCGCTGGAGTTGTTTAAACCTTTTATCTTCAGCAAACTACAGCGAGGAGGGTTGGCCACTACTATTAAAGCAGCCAAAAAAATGGTGGAAAGTGAGATCCCAGAGGTGTGGGATATTCTGGAAGAAGTTATTCGAGAACACCCCATTTTGTTAAACAGAGCCCCTACTTTGCATCGTTTAGGGATCCAAGCGTTTGATCCAGTGCTAGTGGAAGGAAAAGCAATCCAGTTGCATCCACTTGTCTGTACGGCTTACAACGCGGATTTTGATGGGGACCAAATGGCTGTGCACGTACCTTTGACATTGGAGTCGCAGTTGGAAGCGCGTTCGCTAATGATGTCTACCAACAACGTTTTACATCCCGCAAATGGGGAACCAATTATTGTACCTACCCACGATGTGGTGCTGGGACTCTATTATATTACGAGAGATCGAGTCAATGCAAAAGGCGAAGGTATGAAGTTCTCGGATGTAGACGAAGTGGTGCGCGCTTACGAAAACAAGCAAGTAGATTTGCACGCACGCGTAAGCGTTCGCATTAAAGAAAGTCTGTTAAACAAATCCGGCAATGTGGAAGAAAGAGAACGTCTGATTCCTACCGTTGTAGGACGCACTTTGCTATGGCAAATTGTTCCTAAAGGATTATCTTTTGCGTTGGTTAATCGAATCATGACTAAGAAAGCCGTAACAAAATTGTTGGATATCTGCTATCGGAGTTTAGGGTTGGAAACTACTATCGTTTTTTCGGATAGCTTGATGTATATGGGATTTCGCTACGCAACGTCTTCGGGTATTTCTATAGGCATAAACGATCTTTTAGTTCCTGATGAAAAAGAAGCTATCATTTCTCGATCCGAAGAAGAGATTCAAGAAATTCAAAAGCAATATGCTTCCGGATTGGTAACGTACGGTGAACACCGTAACAAAGTGATTGACATCTGGTCTCGCACTAACGATCAAGTTGCTAAAGCAATGATGGAAAAAATTTCTGTAGAAAAAGTAAAAGACATTCAAGGCAAAGAAGTAACGCAAAGTTCCTTTAATTCCATTTATATGATGTCTGATTCCGGCGCTCGAGGTTCTGCAGCACAGATCCGTCAGTTGGCGGGAATGAGAGGTTTGATGGCAAAACCAGATGGCACTATTATCGAAACGCCTATCACGGCCAATTTTCGCGAAGGGCTAAACGTTTTACAGTATTTCATCTCTACTCACGGTGCCCGAAAAGGGTTGGCCGATACTGCCTTGAAGACAGCAAATTCGGGGTATTTAACTCGACGGCTGGTTGATGTCGCTCAAGACTTAGTTGTCACCGAACATGATTGCGGGACCGAACAAGGCGTTGAGATGATGCCACACATTGAAGGAGGCGATGTGGTGGAACCTTTACGAGAACGTGTTTTAGGACGAGTTTTGGCGAAACCGATTATCGATCCTAATTCCAAAAAGGAATTAATATCTAAAAATATTCTTTTGGACGAAACACTCGTCAATGTTCTGGAAGAACACGGTGTAGATCGAACCACAGTGCGTTCAGCAATTACTTGTGAAACCGCCTATGGTATCTGTTCGATGTGCTACGGACGTGATCTTGCTCGTGGACACATGGTGAATGTAGGAGAAGCCGTTGGTGTAGTGGCTGCTCAGTCGATCGGCGAACCCGGAACCCAACTGACTATGCGAACGTTTCATATGGGAGGGGCGGCTTCTCGGACGACTGCTGTCAATAGTATTGAAATCAAGTCTTCTGGGAAGGTTGGATTGCGTAATTTGAGAATAGTTGAACAATCCGGGGGCAATTTGGTTGCGATTTCTCGATCGGGAGAATTGATAGTGCAAGACCCCCAAGGGGGAGAAAGAGAACATTACAAGATACCCTATGGAGCAACCATCAGTGTACATGACGGTGATTTTGTGCAGGCTGGAAGAACAGTGGCTCAATGGGACCCCCATACCCATCCTATTATCACTGAAGTAGCAGGAAATCTACATTTTGTTGATCTGGTGGACGGCGTAACTATGAGTCGACAAACCGACGAACTAACGGGGCTCAGCAGTGTTGTAGTAACTTCTACCAAACAACGCACTTCCGGAGGTAAAGAACTTCGTCCGATGGTCAAACTTGTAGACGAAAATGCAAACAGTATTTTTTTGCCAAGCGGAAAAGTTCCTGCACATTATTTCTTACCGGAAGGTACAATTCTTACTAAAGAAGACGGTTCTGTGGTCCAAATTGGTGATGTGCTTGCGCGTATCCCTCAAGAGACCTCAAAGACCCGAGACATTACTGGGGGTTTGCCGCGTGTGGCTGATCTTTTTGAAGCTCGAAGACCGAAAGACGCTGCCATTTTAGCAGAAATCTCTGGAGTAGTGAGTTTTGGAAAAGATACTAGAGACAAAGATCGTTTGATTATTACCGAACCGGATGGAAGTGCTGTACACGAAGAGCTGATTCCTAAATGGCGTCACGTAAGTGTTTTTGAAGGTGAAACGGTAGAAAAAGGCGAAGTGATTGCAGACGGCCCTCTGGACGCCCACGACATTCTGCGTCTGTTGGGAGTAAATGCAATGGCGAACTATATTGTCAACGAAGTGCAAGAAGTTTATCGATTACAGGGAGTAAGAATTAACGACAAACATATTGAGGTGATCATTCGGCAGATGTTGCGCAAAGTTAAGATTGTCGATCCAGGAGAGACAGCGTTTCTCCAAAACGAGCAAGTGGAACGGCCTCGTGCTCGGGAGGAAAATAAAAAAGTGATTCAAAAACACGGAAAGACGGCCACATTGGAACCTATTTTGTTAGGAATTACAAAGGCTTCTTTGGCCACTGAATCTTTTATTTCAGCCGCGTCGTTTCAGGAAACGACGCGTGTACTGACTGCCGCTTCTATAAGCGGCAAGCGTGACAATCTTCGAGGTTTGAAAGAGAATGTAATTGTTGGTCGACTGATACCCGCCGGAACGGGATGTAGTTATCATCAAGAACGTCGGAACAGGAAAAAAGATGAAATGTCGACAGTAGCGGAATCGGGAGGATTGTCGCCTTCGTATGAAGGCGAGAGGGGCATAACTGCCGATGAAGCCGAAGAAGCTTTAAGCGCTGCGTTTAGATTGAAAAAGTGA
- the fusA gene encoding elongation factor G: protein MAMARTIPLNRTRNIGIMAHIDAGKTTTTERILYYTGVSHKMGEVHEGSAVMDWMEQEQERGITITSAATTCFWMGMDQQYAKHRINIIDTPGHVDFTIEVERSLRVLDGAVAVFCSVGGVEPQTETVWRQANRYGVPRLGFVNKMDRAGANFLRVVQQVKDRLRSNPVPVQLPVGAEEDFRGVVDLIQMKTIYWNESDKGRTYKLMDLPENMEPMARKWRERMVESAAESSEILMEKYLENGELSKQEILEGLRRRTLANEIVPMLCGSAFKNKGVQALLDAVVNYLPAPTDVPNIRGEEKDGSEGSRTASDESSFSALAFKIASDPFVGNLTFLRVYSGMLKSGDSVFNSVKQKKERIGRLLRMHSNSREEIREVHAGDIAAAVGLKSVTTGDTLCDQNRTIIFEKMEFPEPVISAAIEPKTKSDQERMGMALEKLAQEDPSFRVRTDEESGQTIIDGMGELHLEIVVDRMRREFNVAASVGKPRVAYREAVRKAVEQEGKYIRQTGGRGQYGHVWLRIEPKEPGSGFEFVNEIVGGAVPKEYIPAVEKGVREQMKNGVVAGYPVTDVRVAIFDGSYHEVDSSEMAFKIAGSLCFKKGAARANPILLEPVMKVEVVTPREYMGDIVGDLNRRRGVIQDTDDSPSGRVVGAAVPLAEMFGYATDLRSLSQGRATYTMEFLRYTAVPTNISAMIAKQQLKMN from the coding sequence ATTGCAATGGCCAGAACAATTCCGTTAAACCGTACCCGCAATATAGGCATTATGGCGCATATCGATGCGGGGAAGACTACCACCACCGAACGCATCCTGTACTACACAGGGGTCTCCCACAAAATGGGAGAAGTGCACGAAGGCAGTGCCGTTATGGATTGGATGGAACAAGAACAAGAACGCGGCATTACTATCACTTCCGCCGCCACCACTTGTTTCTGGATGGGTATGGATCAACAGTACGCGAAACATCGTATCAACATCATCGATACACCCGGACATGTTGATTTTACCATCGAAGTCGAACGTTCTTTACGAGTGCTTGACGGAGCTGTCGCTGTTTTCTGTTCGGTGGGGGGTGTAGAACCGCAAACCGAGACCGTTTGGCGACAAGCCAATCGTTACGGTGTCCCGCGTTTGGGATTTGTGAATAAGATGGATCGGGCGGGGGCAAACTTCCTACGAGTGGTGCAACAGGTAAAGGACCGTTTGCGGTCCAATCCGGTGCCTGTGCAATTGCCTGTTGGTGCGGAAGAAGATTTCCGGGGTGTTGTCGATCTGATACAAATGAAAACTATCTATTGGAACGAATCGGATAAAGGACGTACTTACAAATTGATGGATCTTCCTGAAAACATGGAACCGATGGCTCGAAAATGGCGCGAAAGGATGGTAGAATCTGCGGCTGAGTCTTCGGAGATTCTGATGGAAAAATATTTAGAAAACGGAGAACTTTCCAAGCAAGAAATTTTGGAAGGACTCCGAAGACGTACTTTGGCCAATGAGATTGTTCCGATGTTGTGTGGAAGTGCTTTTAAGAACAAAGGAGTACAAGCTTTGCTGGATGCTGTAGTGAATTATTTGCCTGCTCCAACTGATGTGCCCAACATTCGGGGCGAAGAAAAAGATGGATCGGAAGGCTCTCGTACGGCTTCCGATGAGTCTTCTTTTTCAGCGTTGGCTTTTAAAATCGCTTCCGATCCTTTTGTGGGAAATTTGACTTTCCTCCGGGTGTATTCTGGTATGCTAAAATCAGGGGATTCGGTTTTTAATTCCGTTAAGCAAAAAAAAGAGCGTATTGGACGTCTTTTGCGTATGCATTCCAATTCTCGAGAAGAAATCAGAGAGGTGCATGCGGGTGATATTGCCGCTGCTGTAGGTCTGAAAAGCGTTACTACTGGGGATACTCTTTGCGATCAAAATCGCACTATTATCTTTGAAAAGATGGAATTTCCGGAACCTGTGATTTCTGCAGCCATTGAGCCAAAAACCAAATCCGATCAAGAAAGGATGGGAATGGCCCTAGAAAAATTGGCTCAGGAAGATCCTTCGTTTCGCGTTCGCACTGATGAAGAATCTGGACAAACCATTATCGATGGTATGGGCGAGTTGCACCTAGAAATTGTCGTAGATCGTATGCGAAGAGAATTTAATGTCGCCGCCAGTGTTGGAAAACCGCGTGTAGCTTATCGAGAAGCTGTTCGGAAAGCGGTAGAACAGGAAGGAAAATATATCCGTCAAACAGGCGGTCGGGGTCAATACGGACATGTATGGCTTCGTATAGAACCCAAAGAACCCGGTTCTGGTTTTGAATTTGTAAACGAAATCGTAGGCGGTGCGGTGCCCAAAGAATACATACCGGCTGTAGAGAAGGGTGTACGAGAACAGATGAAGAACGGGGTGGTTGCGGGTTATCCGGTAACAGACGTGAGAGTGGCCATTTTCGATGGATCCTACCATGAAGTTGATTCCAGTGAAATGGCATTCAAAATCGCTGGTTCGTTGTGTTTTAAGAAGGGAGCCGCTAGGGCAAATCCCATATTGCTTGAACCCGTTATGAAAGTAGAAGTTGTTACTCCGCGAGAGTATATGGGCGATATTGTGGGTGATCTTAATCGACGTCGGGGCGTAATTCAGGATACAGACGACAGTCCATCCGGTAGGGTCGTCGGTGCTGCAGTACCTTTGGCGGAAATGTTTGGCTACGCAACTGATTTGCGTTCGCTCAGCCAAGGAAGAGCAACTTATACGATGGAATTTTTAAGATACACTGCAGTGCCTACAAATATTTCCGCGATGATTGCTAAACAACAACTAAAGATGAATTGA
- the rpsG gene encoding 30S ribosomal protein S7: MTRRKSAAKREICPDPLFRSELLAKFINSVMRHGKKSVAEGIVYRALDIAIKKKRGRGVEESKYEHDQKKGKSGCLDEETRVEALEMFKEALGNVMPSVEVRSRRVGGSTYQVPVEIRMVRRQALAMRWLSKYASGRNEKTMILRLANEISDAVENRGGAVKKKEDMHRMARANQAFAHYRW, encoded by the coding sequence ATGACACGAAGGAAATCGGCTGCTAAGAGGGAGATTTGTCCGGATCCTCTCTTTCGCAGTGAGCTTCTGGCTAAATTTATAAATTCCGTTATGCGGCATGGTAAAAAATCGGTGGCGGAAGGGATTGTATACAGAGCGCTCGATATAGCCATAAAAAAAAAGAGGGGAAGGGGCGTTGAAGAGTCGAAGTACGAACACGATCAGAAAAAAGGAAAGAGCGGTTGTCTCGACGAAGAAACGCGGGTCGAAGCTTTAGAGATGTTTAAAGAAGCTCTGGGTAATGTGATGCCTAGTGTAGAAGTAAGGTCACGTCGGGTGGGAGGATCTACCTATCAAGTTCCTGTAGAAATACGAATGGTACGTCGGCAGGCTTTGGCGATGCGTTGGCTTTCCAAATACGCGAGTGGAAGAAATGAGAAAACCATGATTTTGCGTTTAGCGAATGAGATTTCGGACGCTGTGGAAAATCGTGGCGGAGCAGTAAAAAAAAAGGAAGATATGCATCGAATGGCTAGAGCAAATCAAGCGTTTGCGCATTATCGTTGGTAA
- the tuf gene encoding elongation factor Tu, which translates to MSKEKFVREKPHLNVGTIGHVDHGKTTLTAALTKVLSERFGGEVRAFDQIDNAPEERARGITIATSHVEYQSDKRHYAHVDCPGHADYVKNMITGAAQMDGAILVVSAADGPMPQTREHIVLAKQVGVPSVVVFLNKTDMVDDKELLELVEMEVRDLLTSYDFLGDETPIVSGSALKALEGDDGELGVPSVLKLVKAMDEYFKDPKREKDKPFLMPIEDVFSISGRGTVVTGRIERGIVKVGDEVEIVGIRATTKTVCTGVEMFRKLLDEGQAGDNVGVLLRGTRREEVERGQVLAQPKTITPHTVFESEVYILSKEEGGRHTPFLKGYRPQFYFRTTDVTGEVLSIPKEVEMVMPGENVTIKVQLIAPVAMYEGLRFAVREGGRTVGAGIVTKIIE; encoded by the coding sequence ATGTCTAAAGAAAAATTTGTAAGAGAGAAACCCCATTTGAATGTGGGGACAATTGGTCATGTGGATCACGGAAAAACAACGTTGACAGCGGCGTTGACAAAAGTGTTGTCCGAAAGATTCGGAGGGGAAGTACGAGCATTCGATCAAATAGATAACGCTCCGGAAGAGCGGGCTCGAGGAATTACAATAGCGACTTCGCACGTAGAGTATCAAAGCGACAAGCGCCACTACGCTCATGTTGATTGCCCGGGACACGCGGATTACGTAAAGAACATGATTACAGGAGCGGCGCAGATGGATGGAGCGATATTAGTGGTAAGCGCTGCGGATGGACCGATGCCGCAGACTCGGGAACATATTGTGCTGGCAAAGCAAGTAGGAGTGCCTTCGGTAGTAGTGTTTTTAAACAAAACGGATATGGTAGACGATAAAGAGTTGTTGGAATTGGTAGAGATGGAAGTAAGGGATCTGTTGACAAGTTACGATTTTCTAGGAGACGAAACACCAATTGTTTCGGGTTCGGCGTTGAAAGCGTTAGAAGGAGACGACGGGGAGTTAGGCGTCCCGTCGGTGTTGAAATTGGTAAAGGCGATGGATGAATATTTTAAAGACCCAAAACGAGAGAAAGACAAACCATTTTTGATGCCAATCGAGGATGTATTTTCGATATCGGGTCGCGGAACAGTAGTGACCGGTCGTATAGAAAGAGGAATCGTCAAAGTAGGCGACGAAGTTGAGATTGTAGGAATTAGAGCGACAACGAAGACGGTATGTACGGGTGTAGAAATGTTTCGAAAATTGTTGGACGAAGGTCAAGCAGGAGACAACGTTGGGGTGTTGCTTAGGGGCACAAGACGGGAAGAAGTTGAACGTGGACAAGTACTGGCACAACCCAAGACGATCACTCCGCATACAGTATTTGAATCCGAAGTTTATATATTGTCGAAAGAAGAAGGGGGGCGTCATACGCCTTTTTTGAAAGGATATCGCCCGCAATTTTATTTTCGAACAACAGACGTCACGGGAGAAGTGTTGAGTATTCCTAAAGAAGTTGAAATGGTAATGCCGGGGGAAAACGTAACGATAAAGGTGCAGTTGATAGCTCCGGTGGCGATGTACGAAGGATTGCGATTTGCGGTTCGCGAAGGCGGTCGTACTGTTGGGGCTGGAATCGTAACAAAAATTATTGAATAA
- the rpsJ gene encoding 30S ribosomal protein S10 yields MAVNDNHQRIRIRLKAFDHRLIDRSTREIVDTAKRTGAIVRGPIPLPTKIERYTVLISPHVDKDARDQYEMRTHKRLVDIVQPTEKTVDALMKLDLASGVDVQISVDHDSSVGGT; encoded by the coding sequence ATGGCGGTTAACGATAATCACCAGCGCATTCGAATCCGACTCAAAGCGTTTGATCATCGCCTAATCGATCGGTCCACTCGGGAGATTGTCGATACGGCGAAACGTACGGGCGCGATTGTTAGGGGTCCCATTCCTTTGCCTACAAAGATTGAACGCTATACAGTGTTGATTTCGCCTCATGTAGATAAAGACGCGCGGGACCAATACGAAATGCGTACACACAAACGTTTGGTGGATATTGTACAGCCTACCGAAAAAACAGTCGACGCGCTGATGAAATTGGACTTGGCTTCTGGAGTAGATGTCCAGATAAGTGTTGATCATGATTCGTCTGTCGGTGGAACGTGA